A DNA window from Geovibrio ferrireducens contains the following coding sequences:
- a CDS encoding ABC transporter ATP-binding protein encodes MTDKLLEIKNLKVTFNTEAGRVEAVKNFSFHMNQGETLAVVGESGSGKSVCAQSITGLMKHAGAVIEDGSVVFDGLELTDADENTLRRVRGGEIGYIFQEPMVSLNPLHNIEKQITERLTAVEGMNRADSARRALELLSLVGIRNPEKRLGDFPHCFSGGERQRIMIAAALASSPKLLIADEPTTALDVTVQKQILDLLAELKAKLNMSVLLITHDLGVVRAYADRVVVVKDGYVAEVGSTEKIFRSPEHIYTAELVSRGDVKISEPVTAGDVVLSAENLSVTYKGRAKFGKKNDVAAVKSVSFCVREGQSLGIVGESGSGKTSIMKAVLRLIPSSGRVMFMDGEFSALKPDALRNRRRHIQAVFQDPFGSLNPRMTVGMIVAEGLTAHGEKDREKTEQAARRALEDVGLPFDVMNRYPHEFSGGQRQRIAIARAVILRPKLVIFDEPTSSLDRSVQFQVMDLLAGLQKTYNMSYIFISHDLHLVRSLCHGVIVMKNGEKVEEGLTEAVLSSPVNEYTKTLINAAFI; translated from the coding sequence ATGACGGATAAACTCCTTGAAATAAAAAATCTGAAAGTAACATTCAATACGGAAGCGGGCAGGGTGGAGGCTGTAAAAAATTTCAGCTTTCACATGAATCAGGGTGAGACACTGGCTGTGGTAGGTGAGTCCGGCTCAGGGAAATCTGTATGCGCTCAGAGCATAACAGGGCTGATGAAGCATGCCGGAGCGGTGATAGAAGACGGAAGCGTAGTCTTTGACGGGCTTGAACTCACCGATGCGGATGAAAACACCCTCCGCAGGGTGAGGGGCGGGGAGATAGGCTATATCTTTCAGGAGCCCATGGTTTCCCTTAACCCGCTGCATAACATAGAAAAACAGATAACCGAGCGCCTCACCGCGGTGGAGGGGATGAACAGGGCGGATTCCGCACGGCGTGCTCTGGAGCTTCTGAGCCTTGTCGGCATAAGAAACCCCGAAAAGCGTCTGGGAGACTTTCCGCACTGCTTTTCCGGCGGTGAAAGGCAGAGGATAATGATAGCCGCCGCTCTGGCCTCAAGTCCCAAGCTGCTCATAGCGGATGAGCCCACAACCGCCCTTGATGTGACTGTGCAGAAACAGATTCTTGACCTTCTGGCGGAGCTTAAGGCCAAGCTGAACATGTCCGTTCTGCTGATTACCCATGACCTTGGCGTGGTGAGAGCCTACGCGGACAGAGTTGTGGTGGTCAAGGACGGGTACGTGGCGGAAGTGGGGAGCACTGAGAAAATTTTCCGCAGCCCCGAACACATATACACCGCGGAGCTGGTGAGCAGGGGCGATGTTAAAATCAGTGAACCCGTAACAGCGGGAGACGTTGTGCTGAGCGCCGAAAATCTCTCCGTAACCTATAAGGGCAGGGCAAAATTCGGCAAAAAGAATGATGTGGCTGCGGTAAAGTCTGTCTCCTTCTGCGTGAGAGAGGGGCAGAGCCTCGGCATAGTCGGTGAGTCCGGCTCAGGCAAAACATCAATAATGAAGGCTGTTTTGCGGCTTATACCATCTTCCGGCAGGGTTATGTTTATGGACGGGGAGTTTTCCGCCCTTAAACCGGATGCGCTGAGAAACAGAAGGCGGCATATTCAGGCTGTGTTTCAGGACCCGTTCGGCAGTCTTAACCCAAGGATGACCGTGGGAATGATAGTGGCAGAAGGGCTCACTGCCCACGGTGAAAAGGACAGAGAGAAGACGGAACAGGCCGCCCGCAGAGCATTGGAGGATGTCGGGCTGCCTTTTGACGTGATGAACCGCTATCCCCATGAGTTTTCAGGCGGTCAGCGCCAGAGGATAGCCATAGCCAGAGCGGTGATACTCCGCCCTAAGCTTGTTATTTTTGATGAACCTACCTCATCCCTTGACCGCAGTGTTCAGTTTCAGGTGATGGATCTTCTGGCAGGTTTGCAGAAAACCTATAATATGTCATATATTTTCATCAGCCACGACCTGCATCTGGTGCGTTCACTCTGTCACGGGGTTATAGTGATGAAAAACGGCGAAAAGGTTGAGGAAGGCCTGACAGAGGCTGTTTTGTCATCCCCGGTGAATGAGTACACGAAGACGCTGATAAACGCCGCTTTCATATAA
- a CDS encoding ABC transporter permease, with protein MRISPLTERRLRRFCYNRRAWYSLIMFSFLFLMSLCAEIIANDKPLIMSYNGKLYFPVLFTYTESEFGGFFDTEADYRDPFMLESIEENGWAVWTPVRYSYDTINYDTDTPPPTPPSLSNPLGLDDQGRDVFARLLYGFRLSVLFGFMLTLVTSVIGVLVGALQGYYGGRVDLWGQRFMEVWSGIPMLYLLILASSMIRPGFWWLLLLMSVFGWMSLVGVVRAEFLKGRELEYVQAARVLGVRDSVIMFRHILPNALVAAMTFLPFILSGSIGVLTSLDFLGFGMPPGSPSIGELLAAGKSNLHAPWLGISAFVTVSLMLSLLVFIGEGMRDALDPRYTGNRK; from the coding sequence CTGCTACAACAGGCGGGCATGGTACTCGCTTATCATGTTCTCCTTTCTGTTTCTGATGAGCCTCTGCGCGGAGATAATAGCCAATGATAAGCCCCTTATAATGTCATACAACGGAAAGCTGTATTTTCCGGTTCTGTTCACATATACAGAGAGCGAGTTCGGCGGTTTTTTCGATACCGAGGCGGACTACCGTGATCCGTTCATGCTGGAATCAATAGAGGAGAACGGCTGGGCAGTCTGGACTCCGGTACGCTACAGCTACGACACCATAAATTACGACACTGACACACCGCCGCCGACACCGCCGTCCCTTTCCAACCCTCTGGGGCTTGACGATCAGGGGAGGGATGTTTTTGCGAGGCTTCTTTACGGTTTCCGGCTTTCCGTACTGTTCGGGTTCATGCTCACGCTTGTTACATCCGTAATAGGCGTGCTTGTGGGCGCTTTGCAGGGGTACTACGGCGGAAGAGTGGATCTCTGGGGGCAGAGGTTCATGGAGGTATGGTCGGGCATTCCCATGCTGTATCTGCTTATTCTTGCCAGCAGCATGATCAGGCCGGGGTTCTGGTGGCTGCTTCTCTTGATGTCAGTCTTCGGGTGGATGAGCCTTGTGGGCGTGGTGCGGGCTGAGTTCCTCAAAGGGCGGGAGCTTGAATATGTACAGGCGGCGCGTGTTCTCGGCGTGCGGGACTCGGTCATAATGTTCCGCCACATACTCCCCAATGCCCTTGTTGCCGCCATGACATTCCTGCCGTTCATACTCAGCGGCTCCATAGGTGTTCTTACCTCCCTTGATTTCCTAGGTTTCGGCATGCCTCCGGGTTCGCCTTCCATAGGTGAACTGCTTGCGGCGGGCAAGTCGAATCTGCATGCCCCGTGGCTTGGTATTTCAGCTTTTGTGACGGTTTCGCTTATGCTGAGTCTGCTGGTTTTCATAGGGGAGGGGATGCGTGACGCTCTCGATCCCAGATACACAGGTAACAGAAAATGA